From a region of the Brevibacterium siliguriense genome:
- a CDS encoding flavin reductase family protein: MSAPGLDDLMGSVDSPLIVVTTSAEGEQAGCLVGFHSQASIDPEHYCFWLSKANHTYRVALRSDHFAVHFLTTADRELARHFGSLSGSDTDKFAGLDFALTEDGVPLLADLPNRLLVERIAMLDDGGDHVCLTGRVDSVEVAGGFTALRLSQLGDLTPGHNAEERAIRLQRPTD; the protein is encoded by the coding sequence ATGAGTGCCCCCGGGCTCGACGACCTCATGGGATCGGTCGATTCCCCGCTCATCGTCGTCACCACCTCGGCGGAGGGCGAACAGGCCGGATGCTTGGTCGGATTCCATTCGCAGGCGAGCATCGATCCTGAGCACTACTGCTTCTGGCTGTCGAAGGCCAACCACACCTACCGGGTGGCACTGCGTTCGGATCATTTCGCCGTCCATTTCCTCACCACTGCCGACCGCGAGTTGGCCCGTCATTTCGGGTCGCTCTCCGGATCGGACACGGACAAGTTCGCCGGTCTTGACTTCGCCCTCACCGAGGATGGGGTCCCGCTGCTTGCGGACCTGCCCAACCGCCTCCTTGTCGAACGCATCGCGATGCTTGACGACGGAGGCGATCACGTCTGCCTCACTGGGCGTGTCGATTCGGTCGAGGTCGCGGGCGGCTTCACAGCTCTGCGTCTGTCTCAGCTGGGGGACCTCACTCCAGGGCACAACGCCGAGGAACGGGCGATCCGCCTGCAGCGGCCCACGGACTGA